In Alteromonas sp. V450, the following proteins share a genomic window:
- a CDS encoding 5'-nucleotidase, lipoprotein e(P4) family, with protein MLSFNKLAVISKVACFSAAVSGIAACSSTSSTPLAGIKSHTLSNAVIYQTSSKEYPVLSSFVYNQAVAALPARFADGEVVVMDVDETVLDNSTYQKERESVGLGYSSQSWADWVKREEATLVPGVADFLNEVVKRNGKLALVTNRDKTLDKHTWSNLLAQGLPLTTSNTCVVGRTAEDKEAVGQEGMINDKDLRRMQLTQGKIACSNTSKDAMSTWAVPHTIIMQIGDNIEDVGGVTQESANVELLMPRVGTEIFILPNPMYGSW; from the coding sequence TTGTTATCTTTTAACAAACTCGCTGTTATCAGCAAAGTTGCATGCTTTAGCGCTGCCGTATCAGGCATAGCGGCGTGCTCATCTACATCATCAACCCCACTTGCCGGTATAAAGTCGCACACTCTGTCAAATGCTGTGATATACCAAACCAGCAGCAAAGAGTACCCTGTTCTTTCAAGCTTTGTGTATAACCAAGCTGTTGCGGCGCTGCCTGCACGTTTTGCCGATGGCGAGGTTGTGGTGATGGACGTTGATGAAACCGTGCTAGACAATAGTACCTATCAAAAAGAACGTGAAAGTGTTGGCTTGGGGTATTCTTCACAAAGTTGGGCTGATTGGGTAAAACGAGAAGAAGCCACATTGGTGCCTGGCGTCGCTGATTTTTTAAACGAGGTTGTAAAGCGAAATGGCAAGCTGGCGCTTGTTACCAATCGTGATAAAACACTTGATAAGCATACGTGGAGTAACCTTTTGGCGCAAGGTTTGCCGCTTACCACGAGTAATACCTGTGTTGTTGGCCGTACTGCTGAAGACAAAGAAGCGGTAGGCCAGGAAGGTATGATTAATGACAAAGACTTGCGCAGAATGCAGCTTACCCAGGGCAAAATCGCATGTTCGAATACGTCTAAAGACGCGATGTCTACGTGGGCTGTGCCTCACACTATTATCATGCAAATTGGCGACAACATTGAAGATGTGGGCGGCGTAACCCAAGAATCTGCCAACGTTGAGTTGCTCATGCCACGAGTGGGCACAGAGATTTTTATTCTGCCAAACCCCATGTATGGTTCTTGGTAG